A single Aquificaceae bacterium DNA region contains:
- the thiC gene encoding phosphomethylpyrimidine synthase ThiC, whose translation MLRAEWIEGRKKYKNKTQMHLARQGIITEEMRYVAKREGLHPEFVRQEVARGRMIIPANINHLHLEPMCIGINSRVKVNANIGNSGLASDIPTEVEKAKVAIKYGADTIMDLSTGEAIKETREAIISVSTVPVGTVPIYEAFKRAKGNVKNMTVDLILDVIEEQAQQGVSYMTIHAGVLREFLPMVQHRVMGIVSRGGAIMAQWMIEHGKQNPLYEHFDKICEIFKKYDVSFSLGDGLRPGAIADASDEAQLAELKVLGELTERAWRHDVQVMVEGPGHVPMDQIEFNIKLQQKVCHEAPFYVLGPLVIDIAPGYDHIASAIGAAMAGWYGAAMLCYVTPKEHLGLPNIEDVKQGVIAYKIAAHAADVAKNWPGAREWDLEMSKARFAFDWNRQFELALDPETARAYHDETLPQEGYKTAKFCSMCGPEFCAYKISQNVSSKMEEVLHLENWIAP comes from the coding sequence ATGCTAAGAGCGGAATGGATAGAGGGTAGGAAAAAATACAAAAACAAAACACAGATGCACCTTGCCCGCCAGGGCATCATAACAGAAGAGATGCGCTATGTTGCCAAGAGGGAAGGCTTACATCCTGAGTTTGTCCGTCAAGAGGTTGCACGCGGGAGGATGATAATACCTGCCAACATAAACCACCTGCACCTTGAACCTATGTGTATAGGTATAAACTCAAGGGTAAAGGTTAACGCCAACATAGGAAACTCTGGCTTGGCTTCTGACATACCCACAGAGGTAGAGAAGGCAAAAGTAGCCATAAAGTATGGGGCGGACACCATAATGGACCTATCCACTGGCGAAGCCATAAAGGAAACAAGGGAAGCCATCATTAGCGTAAGCACCGTTCCTGTTGGCACAGTTCCCATATACGAAGCTTTCAAGAGAGCCAAAGGCAATGTGAAAAACATGACTGTAGACCTTATTCTTGACGTGATAGAGGAGCAGGCTCAACAGGGTGTGTCTTATATGACCATTCATGCGGGCGTGCTAAGGGAGTTCTTACCCATGGTTCAACACAGGGTTATGGGTATTGTTTCTCGCGGTGGTGCCATAATGGCACAGTGGATGATAGAACACGGAAAACAAAACCCACTATACGAGCATTTTGACAAGATATGTGAGATATTCAAAAAATACGACGTGAGCTTTTCCCTTGGGGATGGTCTAAGACCCGGAGCTATAGCGGATGCGTCAGATGAAGCACAGCTTGCAGAGCTCAAAGTCCTCGGTGAGCTTACAGAGAGGGCTTGGAGACACGACGTGCAGGTAATGGTGGAAGGACCAGGACACGTGCCTATGGACCAGATAGAGTTTAACATAAAATTACAGCAAAAGGTGTGCCACGAAGCACCCTTCTATGTGCTTGGACCGCTTGTGATAGATATCGCGCCGGGTTATGACCACATAGCCTCTGCCATAGGTGCAGCGATGGCAGGTTGGTATGGTGCGGCAATGCTTTGCTACGTGACTCCAAAGGAACACCTTGGTCTTCCAAACATTGAAGACGTAAAGCAGGGAGTTATAGCCTATAAGATCGCTGCACACGCTGCAGATGTGGCTAAGAACTGGCCTGGTGCAAGGGAGTGGGACCTTGAGATGTCAAAGGCTCGCTTTGCCTTTGATTGGAACAGGCAGTTTGAACTTGCCCTTGACCCAGAGACCGCAAGGGCATACCATGACGAAACACTACCACAGGAAGGCTACAAGACCGCCAAATTCTGCTCCATGTGCGGTCCTGAGTTTTGTGCCTATAAGATATCTCAAAATGTCTCTTCCAAGATGGAAGAGGTCCTTCATCTTGAAAACTGGATAGCTCCATAA